CTTTAACTCAACGATATAGATTAAGTAAAGAAGGATGGGCTTTTACTACTTTTGAAGAATTAGAGAAGAAAGAATATCAAAAAGAACTTAAAGAGAATATCGAATTAGAAAATTTAAAAGTAAACACTCAATTAAATAAGTGGCTTTTGAGAACAAAATGGGTTCCGCATATTTTATCTCTAATCGCCATTCTAATTTCAATTTACTTCAGTAATAAAGACAATAACAAACAAGCAGAATTAGAAGAGAAAATTAAGGATAACATTAAATCTATTGATACCCTTAAAATTGAAAACTCAATTTTGATAAAAAAAGTAAATACTTTAGAGTCAAAAACCTCTGCTAACAGCGGCTTGCCGTAATAGCTCAATCCGATTTTCCTTAGCCAGAAAATCCAAAGTCGAACATTTTGCTATCTTTACAATTAATCCGCTAAATTCCAGCCTCTGACGGAAAGCCGCGGAACGTTAGCCATCAGTTTTGAATCCTTAAATAGAAACCATGTGGGTAAAAGCATATATCAAACATAAATCTTCAGAATTAGTAACTTGTAATTTACTATTTAAACATGGTAAAATTCAAGAAGTAGAAATGGAATTCTTTAAAGGAATAACTCCATTTGAAAATAATTCTGAATTGGCCGACAATATTGAAATATTAAGAACTTACAAGCAAGATTCATCAAACAAGTTTTGTAAATATTTCATCAAAAAGTCAATCAACAAAGAAGTACATATAACATATTTAGACATAAGTTGGTTTGAATATTTCAAACTTCAATGGCAGCTTAAAAAATACTTGATTCAATCAAAAGATTTGAAAATGGAGGTTTTAAAATATGTTACTATCGGTTTAATCGGTTTTTTTGCGGCAATGATTTACCAGAAATACAAAAGTGGAAATCAAGCTGAAGAAAAACAAAAAGAACCTACAAAGATTGAGGTAAAAAAACCGAACGGCTAACAGCGGTTTCGAGCTGTTACAGGTTTTGTCTATCTTATTTGGAAATTACTTAAAAGTAAGATTGTATATATTTACAACTAACTATAATGGTTCCGCTTATGCGTGAAGCCGTGAAACGTTACCAGCAAATTTTAAACACATATAAACTAAATTGGAAACAAATAACAATTTCTCATCATTTGAAAGAATTTTATCTGAAATAATGAATTATTATTTTAGCAGAGATTCTATAGAAAGCTACATTCCTGGCTACGAAACAAGAGAGCGAGTTGGAACAGTAAATGGAATGCAAGTTATAATCTACTCTAACGACCATAATCCTCCACATTTTCATGTAAAAACAAATGACAACCGTGTTAATGCAAAATTTAAAATAGAAAATGGAGAATTTATTAGTGGAGAAATAAGCACTAAAGATTTAAAACGCATCGACCTGTTTTATAATGACTTCAAAACAAAAATGGTTATGGAGAGAATTTGGGCAAAAAAGAATAATTAAAACAAACTTGAAATGGCTACAGATTTTCATTTGGGAATGAAAGTTTCCTTAAGCGGAGAATATGGAATTGTAATAACATCAAATCTTGAAGAATTTAATCAATACGGCATAATTCGTTGGGATACTGAAAAAGAAAATGATATCGAAGATTGGAGAGGAATGTTTGGTACTTTTAAAGAAATGGGCGGAAAAATGTTAACGGGAAATTATGAGTTTAAATTTATAAATGATGACGGAAGTTCAAAAGCCAGCTTATAACAGCCGTTTGGCGTAATAGCTGGTTTTGTCCAAGCTCCAAAAGTCTCCTGACTTCGCGTTTCCAAAAAACCCCATCAATAAACACAAAATCAAAAAGTTTGCTACATTTATATAATAAACCCTGCAAATGAAAACACTTGTAACGCTGTTGCTCATTCCATTTTTAGCATTAGCACAAAAAAAAGCACCACCTTTCAATAAGGTAATTAAAGAAACAAACTATTACTTAGACCAGTATACAAGAGTTTCACCTTTCGACAGCTATTACGCACTTTCAAGTTTTAAGGTAACCAACAAACAAATCATGGATTATTTAAAAAATTCCGAAGAGTTTGAT
The window above is part of the Flavobacterium sp. PMTSA4 genome. Proteins encoded here:
- a CDS encoding DUF4160 domain-containing protein is translated as METNNNFSSFERILSEIMNYYFSRDSIESYIPGYETRERVGTVNGMQVIIYSNDHNPPHFHVKTNDNRVNAKFKIENGEFISGEISTKDLKRIDLFYNDFKTKMVMERIWAKKNN